ACTTTCACTCAGTAACTAGTCACACACCCGTGGTCTGAATGTGTAGTACACTATGTGGTtgagtaatgtgtgtgtgtgtgtgtgtgtgtgtgtgtgtgtgttgtgtgtgtgtgtgtgtgtgtgtgtgtgtgtatgtgtgtctgtacgtgtgcatgtctgtgtgtttgtttttctgtgtgtgcgtgcatgtgcttgtgtttgtgtctgtgtgtgcgtcttgtgtgtgtgtgtgtgtgtgtgtgtgtgtgtctgtacgtgtgcgtgtctgtgtgtttgtttttctgtgtgtgcgtgcatgtgcttgtgtttgtgtctgtgtgtgcgtctttgtgtgtgtgtgtgtgtgtgtgtgtgtgtgtgtgtgtgtgtgtgttttgtgtgggtatgtgtgtctgtatgtgtgtgtgtgcgtgtctgtgtttgtttatctgtgtgtgcgtgcttgtgtgtgtgtgtgtgtttgtgtctatgtgtgtctatacatgtgtgtgtgcgtgtctgtttatctgtgtgtgcgtgcttgtgtgtgtgtatgtgtgtgtgcgtttgtgtccatgtgtgtctgtttatctgtgtgtgcgtgcttgtgtgtctctgtgtgtgtgtgtgtgtgtgtgtgcgtgtgtgtctgtgtgtctgtgtgtgtgtgtgtgcgtgtgtgcagaCATGTCAGACGAGGACAGTGTCTCGGCTGCGGTCCAGGCTGTGAAGGAGCAGATCGGGGACGGGGGGCTGAACCTCCTCATCAACAACGCTGCGATCAACAAACCCCTCTCCCCGGCCCCGCTGTCTGCCACCGGGAAACAGGACATGATGGAGGTGTTCGAAACCAACGTGGTCGGCCCGTTTCTCATCGCAAAGGTCGGTTGGTCTTCTCTGTGCTCAgtgtgcacacagacacacacagatgcaggtAGGCTACATAGATAGAAACAGATATAGCGACATGTTCTAGTGATGAAATGCTGGAACTGCTGTTTTCTTGCAACATCTGACCACAACCCTGCCCCTGCACGCAGGTCTGGGGTTGGCAATCATCACGTATGTACGTCACTGACTGATTACACACACTAACAGAATACAAAacagtttaagaaaaaaaaaaaagacaggaaaagatGGGGCTCAACATTTAAAGAGATTTTTacatcatttttaaagaaaagaaaaatatgaattaagTACATGTGTGCATCATGCAAAAGTTGATACATATGGAAGGCAGTGCCCGAATTGGATCAAAAAAGGTCCCAGTATCTTAATTCAGCTGCATGATATGATCATCATGTGTCTTGGATATATTCATACATATATTTTgtaagggtacaagcggccgaaatgggtttcctcaggaggggggctggcgtctcccttagagatagggcgagaagctcagtcatccgagaggagctcggagtagagacgctgctccttcgcgtcaaaaggagccagttgaggtggttcgggcatctggtaaggatgcctcctgggcgcctcccttagggaggtggtccaggcacgtccagctgggaggaggccccggggaagacccaggactaggtggagagattatatctccaacctggcctgggaacgcctcgggatcccccagtcggagctggttgatgtggctcgggaaagggaagtttggggtcccctactggagctgctgcccccgcgacccgacaccggataagcagtcgaagatggatggatggatggatattttgTAAGGGTGACCATAATAGTCGACTATTTGCTGATTCGATCTAAGGAGCCTGATTCAACTGCAGTCGAATTATCGCAATCTGAAAATGTGCTTATGAACCAAAGGATCATTCCTTCTCCTCATCCTATATGAGGATGCTGAATGTCTGATTTTACATAAAACTGCTCGGATTTCCCCCAATAAATCATGACATACAACCTATTTAACTCTGACTGTAAAGAAACATGGAAGTACATTACAAAGCCAATCCAGATTCTGTATCTCCCTGATTTTGTACATATATTCCtcatagttttgttttattctacaCTGGCATTTTCACTATTCATTTTACAATTTTAGCCAAGAAATAAAGCAAAGAACCCATTCATGTCTGTTATTGTCATACAATCTGTTCCTGTTCATCTTGCATGGAAAAGGATGTATATGCTGTCTATAATATCAGCCAATAATAattctgttaataacaattagAAGTAAGGTACTCATGTGGAAAAAATCAGAAGTGCCTGTACTAAGTTCTGCTCAGTACTGGTCCATTTCAGGCATTCAGATGTATCAGTTACAGCgtggtctatatccacaacgttttATTTCCAGGATTGCATAGGTTCCGTcggaaattccgctggatgtccgtccctgtcctctgtctctgtgttggcattcttaacgccggtggatttctgaggactatggttacctggtcctcagatctctgcagggtaaatccagacagctagctagactatctgtccaatctgaggactatggttccctggtcctcaggtctctgcagggtaaatccagacagctagctagactatctgtccaatcagaggactatggttacctggtcctcagatctctgcagggtaaatccagacagctagctagactatctgtccaatctgaggactttggttacctggtcctcagatctctgcagggtaaatccagacagctagctagactatctgtccaatctgaggactttggttccctggtcctcagatctctgcagggtaaatccagacagctagctagactatctgtccaatctgacgactatggtgacctggtcctcaggtctctgcagggtaaatccagacagctagctagactatctgtccaatcggctGTACGGTCCTCATGGGGTTACACTGTCGCTCTAGTTAGTCTCgatcttgcagggtaaatccagacagctagctagactatccacTATCCAATcaaggaatgctgtgtggactaatcAGACCCTCCTCCATAGCGTTGTAAAAGAAGGTCTGGACACGTGAGACTAGCTACAGCCTGACAGGCGTTGCTCAGACATACTCACCACATCAGCGACCTTACCTGCTGTCTGTGTATGGTGGCACTCAGATTCATAAAGTATTTCATATCTCCTCAGATGCTTCTTCCGCTCCTCCAGAGAGCAGCAGAGATGAAATCACCTGGAGAGGGTAATGAATTGGAAACAGCTTGTCTtgatttacacacaaacactcataaCGACATGCTGCAAATTCCTATTGTTACACTATAGTTAGTACTATAATTATTATTCCTATGTTATGACGCCAGTCTCGTTGTCTCTCAGGTGATAAAATGTCCTGCAGGAGGTCGGCCATCATAAACATCTCCACGCTCCTCGCCTCCATCGAGAAATGTCCAGAATCCTTTGGTTTGGCACAGATGTATCCCTACAGGACCAGCAAGGTACCAGCGACTTACACTCAATCTACAATTTGATATTTGAAAAAGAACTATTTTAATTATTAGCATTTCAATAGAGATAGGTATATACCCAAACAGAGGCCCTGAAAACATGGTCTGTCTCCCCTTTGCCGGTCCACATGGCCCAGACATCCTGGGTTCTAGTCCGCCAGCTGCCATGGTTGTAGGGTAACACTGAATACTATTACACTAAATACTTATGTGttttaatacattatttagCAGTAAAATGGTTGAATTTGCAGTGACACAGTCATTAACACAGAATATCatagtggcagtagctcagtccatagggagttgggttgggttgggaaccggagggttgctggttcaagtccccgtatggaccaaaaaagaagggagtgtggattggtggctggagagatgccacttcacctcctgggcactgccaggtgctgttgagcaaggcaccgtacccccccccccccccacccgctcagggcgctggttcagctggcagcccactcctctgacatctctccattagtgcatgtatagatcctgggcatgtgtgtgtgtagttcaggactgtgtgtgactactaacaagtgtggacacagagtgtaaattgtaatttccccattggggatcaataaacagattaaaaattaaaaaaattaaattaaatcatctGCTTCAATTAAGGTGGTTTCACTGAATGTTTGTGCTATCCTTTgtgatagattgatagatagatagatagatagatagatagatagatagatgcatgcatacatagatagatacatactgtacatacatacatacatagatacatagatagagacacacacacacatttgcaaacacacacagctttacagTGTCTGTTGGTTTCAGGCAGCCCTGAACATGCTGACTCGCTGTCAAGCTGAGGACTTCAAGAGTCTCAACATCCTGGTGACAGCCATCCACCCTGGCTGGGTGCGCACCCAGATGGGCGGAAAacaggtgaggggggggggggggggaatagctGGGACAGTGACCTTTTGTATGCCCCTATGGTAGATAACATATAAGACGGTAAAACTGTCTTGCCCGAAAAAGCCTCCCATAAACAGCGGTGGAAGTAGTTTTAAGagcctttacttaagtaaaagtactaatatcaCACTGTTATACTAAAATGCattcattgaaaatgtaaagtaccatcaggaaaatgtacttgaagtattaaaagtaaagaagaAATCGTCCCATTGAAGAAGCTGTgaaggatccaaccagctgtgtgtttaatgctCTCAtcctctcagctggacctggagccgttatattgttgctaggttactttataataaaacatcagcttttataaactacatgtgatTAGTGTGCAGacatcttaatgtgtaaagtaactagtaactaaagtaactagtaactaaagctgtcagatgaatttaCAATtgtatataaatgagggttattgaccatgaatttcaaAAAGTAGACATTGTAAAACTAGtagtagtaaggtggtgttagtgaaaactaaaaagaaagtctgaaaaagggacaaaaatttcaaatttttgtcagtttttgacccgggaggacaacacaacgGTTAAtaaaaattatacctaattttgaAATTGTATATTATTTGGACAAATGTCAGtgaattcaatgaaagtagtgatcAACCACATTAAATGTGCGTACTTATcgggtaatttggttgaaaagaaACCCATCTTTCGGATATAGAAGTTTTGAAAACATGTGTAagaatcaaaaaagaaaagattgcCAACTGTAATTCAACCAATAATCATATGTATTTGCCACGATAATTGTGTCAAGTCTTAcaattgcaga
This genomic stretch from Etheostoma spectabile isolate EspeVRDwgs_2016 chromosome 8, UIUC_Espe_1.0, whole genome shotgun sequence harbors:
- the LOC116694581 gene encoding C-factor — protein: MPMTLEGNILVTGANRGIGLELVKQLAEKTGGEAHIYACCRAPDGTGAEALRDLTTQYPGKITVIKLDMSDEDSVSAAVQAVKEQIGDGGLNLLINNAAINKPLSPAPLSATGKQDMMEVFETNVVGPFLIAKMLLPLLQRAAEMKSPGEGDKMSCRRSAIINISTLLASIEKCPESFGLAQMYPYRTSKAALNMLTRCQAEDFKSLNILVTAIHPGWVRTQMGGKQAPLNPPDSVHGMLSTMSSLSNKDCGTLLDWQGNPIPW